A genomic region of Cygnus atratus isolate AKBS03 ecotype Queensland, Australia chromosome 13, CAtr_DNAZoo_HiC_assembly, whole genome shotgun sequence contains the following coding sequences:
- the MARS2 gene encoding methionine--tRNA ligase, mitochondrial: protein MLRPLRRRLPVTHPPGSRSSASGPGRRRRLLLSTPIFYANGPPHLGHLYSALLADALHRHRGLRGAGPGRLSTGTDEHGLKIQQAAAAAGTSPPELCARVSALFRQALTQAAVSFTDFIRTSEPRHQRAVCHFWGALQEHGALYKGSYEGWYCTPDECFLPESQLTERTDTQGRTYKVSLETGHEVHWTKEENYMFRLSAFRDPLQKWLRDNPRAVSPDPFYQRVLHWLGDDLPDLSVSRERSRLQWGIPVPGDSTQTVYVWVDALVNYLSVVGYPETHGEWWPAAHHIVGKDILKFHAVYWPALLMAAGLPPPEQILVHSHWTVRGQKMSKSLGNVIDPFACIGQYTVDGFRYFLLRQGVPERDCDYYDDKVVKVLNSELADALGGLLNRSTALSINPSNTYPYFSESCFPKILDYRETKALGRASAEDYEFVVSVASLPLQVASYFEDFQIYKALECIALCVRQTNGFFQRHKPWKLNRNHPAEKLWLDTIIHVTLECLRVFGTLLQPVIPCTADKLLSRLAVEPEERGLSNLTFLPRYNGKPCPFEGRQLGPDTGVLFHRLEKSSQHQIENKRL from the exons atgttgcggccgctccgccgccgcctccccgtCACGCACCCGCCGGGCAGCCGCTCCTCCGCCtccgggcccggccgccgccgccgcctgctGCTCTCGACGCCCATCTTCTACGCCAACGGGCCTCCGCACCTCGGGCACCTCTACTCCGCGCTGCTGGCCGACGCGCTGCACCGCCACCGAGGGCTTCGCggcgccgggcccggccgcctCTCCACAG GTACCGACGAGCACGGGCTGAAGATCCAACAGGCCGCGGCTGCGGCAGGAACGTCGCCCCCAGAGCTCTGCGCCCGCGTTTCGGCTCTGTTCCGCCAGGCCTTGACCCAGGCAGCCGTCTCCTTCACGGACTTCATCCGCACCAGCGAGCCCCGCCACCAGAGAGCTGTGTGTCATTTTTGGGGTGCCCTGCAGGAGCACGGGGCGCTCTACAAAGGGTCGTATGAGGGCTGGTACTGCACTCCAGACGAGTGCTTCCTGCCCGAGAGCCAGCTCACCGAGCGTACGGACACCCAGGGGCGCACATACAAGGTGTCTTTGGAGACTGGCCATGAG GTGCACTGGACCAAAGAGGAGAATTACATGTTCAGGCTGTCTGCATTCCGGGACCCGTTGCAGAAGTGGCTCCGTGACAACCCCCGTGCCGTTTCTCCTGACCCTTTCTACCAGCGTGTGCTTCACTGGCTGGGAGACGACTTGCCAGACTTGTCTGTCTCCCGTGAGAGAAGCCGGTTGCAGTGGGGTATCCCTGTCCCCGGTGACTCAACGCAAACTGTTTATGTGTGGGTAGATGCCTTAGTGAACTATCTGAGTGTCGTGGGCTACCCTGAGACACATGGGGAGTGGTGGCCTGCTGCGCACCACATCGTGGGCAAGGACATCCTCAAGTTCCATGCTGTCTACTGGCCAGCACTGCtgatggcagcagggctgccaccCCCCGAACAAATACTTGTGCACTCCCACTGGACTGTCCGTGGGCAGAAGATGTCCAAGAGCCTGGGCAACGTGATCGACCCTTTTGCTTGTATTGGACAGTACACGGTAGATGGATTTCGGTACTTCCTGCTAAGGCAGGGTGTACCTGAGCGGGATTGTGACTATTACGATGACAAGGTTGTTAAGGTACTGAATTCAGAACTGGCAGATGCGCTTGGGGGACTTCTGAATCGGTCAACAGCCCTTAGCATTAACCCCAGCAACACTTACCCTTATTTCTCAGAGTCTTGTTTTCCAAAGATCTTGGATTACAGGGAGACAAAAGCCTTGGGTAGGGCTTCTGCTGAAGACTATGAGTTTGTGGTGTCTGTGGCTTCTCTGCCGCTGCAGGTGGCTAGttattttgaagatttccaGATCTACAAGGCTCTAGAATGTATTGCCCTGTGTGTAAGGCAGACCAATGGTTTCTTCCAGAGACACAAGCCTTGGAAACTCAACAGAAATCACCCTGCAGAGAAGCTCTGGCTTGACACCATTATCCACGTTACACTGGAATGCCTGCGGGTCTTTGGGACTCTCCTGCAGCCAGTGATCCCATGCACTGCAGACAAATTGCTTTCCAGGCTGGCTGTTGAGCCAGAAGAGAGAGGTCTCTCAAATTTGACTTTTCTTCCACGTTACAATGGGAAGCCATGTCCCTTTGAGGGGAGACAGCTTGGACCTGACACCGGCGTCTTATTTCACAGACTCGAGAAGTCAAGTCAGCATCAGATAGAGAACAAGAGGCTATAG